The Enterobacter asburiae genome window below encodes:
- the nudB gene encoding dihydroneopterin triphosphate diphosphatase has translation MAYKLPVSVLVVIYAEDTKRVLMLQRRDDPDFWQSVTGSLEEGETALQAAAREVKEEVTIDVASEQLTLKDCQRTVEFEIFSHLRHRYAPGTERNTESWFCLALPHEREIVFTEHLTYRWVSAADAAALTKSWSNRQAIEEFVINAA, from the coding sequence ATGGCATATAAGCTTCCCGTTTCGGTCCTGGTGGTCATTTATGCAGAAGACACGAAGCGGGTGCTGATGTTGCAGCGGCGCGATGACCCTGATTTCTGGCAGTCGGTAACCGGCAGTCTGGAAGAGGGGGAAACCGCGTTGCAGGCCGCCGCGCGCGAAGTAAAGGAAGAGGTCACCATTGACGTTGCCAGCGAGCAACTGACCCTGAAGGACTGCCAGCGCACGGTGGAGTTTGAAATTTTTAGCCATTTACGTCATCGCTACGCGCCGGGTACCGAGCGCAATACGGAGTCGTGGTTCTGTCTCGCGCTCCCCCATGAACGGGAGATCGTGTTTACCGAACACCTGACCTACCGCTGGGTCAGTGCGGCGGATGCCGCCGCACTGACCAAGTCTTGGAGCAACCGGCAGGCGATTGAAGAATTTGTAATTAACGCAGCCTGA
- the aspS gene encoding aspartate--tRNA ligase yields the protein MRTEYCGQLRQSHVGQQVTLCGWVNRRRDLGSLIFIDMRDREGIVQVFFDPDRADALKLASELRNEFCIQVTGTVRARDEKNVNADMATGAIEVLASDLVIINRAEALPLDSNHVNTEEARLKYRYLDLRRPEMAQRLKTRAKITSLVRRFMDDHGFLDIETPMLTKATPEGARDYLVPSRVHKGKFYALPQSPQLFKQLLMMSGFDRYYQIVKCFRDEDLRADRQPEFTQIDVETSFMTAEQVREVMEALVRSLWNDVKGVELGDFPIMTFAEAERRYGSDKPDLRNPMELVDVADLVKGVEFAVFAGPANDPKGRVAALRVPGGAALSRKQIDDYGNFIKIYGAKGLAYIKVTERAKGLEGITSPVAKFLNADIVEALLERTGAQDGDMIFFGADNKKVVADAMGALRLKLGKDLSLTDENKWAPLWVIDFPMFEDDGEGGLTAMHHPFTSPKDMTAAELKAAPEDAVANAYDMVINGYEVGGGSVRVHSGEMQQTVFGILGINEQEQREKFGFLLDALKYGTPPHAGLAFGLDRLTMLLTGTDNIRDVIAFPKTTAAACLMTEAPSFANPASLAELGIEVVKKEEKN from the coding sequence ATGCGTACAGAATATTGCGGGCAGCTGCGTCAGTCCCACGTCGGACAGCAGGTAACCCTGTGTGGTTGGGTCAATCGTCGTCGTGATCTTGGTAGCCTTATCTTCATCGATATGCGCGACCGCGAAGGTATCGTTCAGGTGTTCTTCGATCCGGATCGCGCAGATGCGTTGAAGCTGGCCTCTGAGCTGCGTAATGAGTTCTGCATTCAGGTTACCGGCACCGTGCGCGCGCGTGACGAGAAAAACGTCAACGCCGACATGGCGACGGGTGCCATCGAAGTGCTGGCGTCCGATCTGGTGATAATCAACCGTGCAGAAGCGCTGCCGCTGGACTCCAACCACGTCAACACTGAAGAAGCGCGTCTGAAATACCGCTACCTGGATCTGCGTCGTCCGGAAATGGCTCAGCGCCTGAAAACCCGTGCGAAAATCACCAGCCTGGTGCGTCGCTTTATGGATGACCACGGTTTCCTCGACATCGAAACCCCGATGCTGACCAAAGCCACGCCGGAAGGCGCGCGCGATTACCTGGTCCCATCCCGCGTTCATAAAGGCAAATTCTACGCGCTGCCGCAGTCTCCACAGCTGTTCAAACAGCTGCTGATGATGTCCGGCTTCGATCGCTACTATCAGATCGTTAAATGCTTCCGCGACGAAGACCTGCGCGCTGACCGCCAGCCTGAATTTACCCAGATCGACGTGGAAACGTCCTTCATGACCGCCGAGCAGGTGCGTGAAGTGATGGAAGCTCTGGTGCGTAGCCTGTGGAACGACGTGAAAGGCGTTGAACTGGGCGATTTCCCTATCATGACCTTCGCTGAAGCCGAGCGTCGTTACGGCTCTGACAAACCAGACCTGCGTAACCCGATGGAGCTGGTGGACGTAGCAGACCTGGTGAAAGGCGTTGAGTTTGCCGTCTTCGCTGGCCCGGCTAACGATCCTAAAGGCCGCGTGGCGGCCCTGCGTGTACCGGGCGGTGCTGCCCTGAGCCGCAAGCAGATCGACGACTACGGTAACTTCATCAAGATCTACGGCGCGAAAGGTCTGGCCTATATTAAAGTGACCGAGCGCGCGAAAGGTCTGGAAGGCATCACCAGCCCGGTAGCGAAATTCCTGAACGCGGACATCGTGGAAGCGCTCCTTGAGCGCACCGGCGCGCAGGACGGCGACATGATCTTCTTCGGCGCAGACAACAAGAAAGTCGTGGCGGATGCGATGGGCGCGCTGCGTCTGAAGCTCGGCAAAGACCTGAGCCTGACCGACGAAAACAAATGGGCGCCGCTGTGGGTTATCGACTTCCCAATGTTTGAAGACGACGGTGAAGGCGGCCTGACCGCAATGCACCACCCGTTCACCTCGCCAAAAGACATGACGGCGGCAGAGCTGAAAGCGGCACCGGAAGATGCGGTCGCGAACGCTTATGACATGGTTATCAACGGCTACGAAGTGGGCGGTGGTTCCGTGCGTGTTCACAGCGGCGAAATGCAGCAGACCGTGTTCGGCATTCTCGGCATCAACGAGCAGGAGCAGCGCGAGAAGTTTGGCTTCCTGCTGGACGCCCTGAAATACGGTACGCCGCCGCACGCGGGTCTGGCCTTCGGTCTTGACCGTCTGACCATGCTGCTGACCGGCACCGATAACATTCGTGATGTTATTGCCTTCCCGAAAACCACTGCCGCAGCGTGTCTGATGACCGAAGCGCCAAGCTTTGCCAACCCGGCCTCTTTGGCCGAGCTGGGCATTGAAGTGGTGAAGAAGGAAGAGAAAAACTGA
- a CDS encoding hydrolase produces MLTLDASKTALVVIDLQEGILPFAGGPHTADDVVSRAARLAETCRASGAPVVMVRVGWSADYAEALKQPVDAQVPARALPENWWTYPASLGKRDSDIEVTKRQWGAFYGTDLELQLRRRGIDTIILCGISTNIGVESTARNAWELGFNLVIAEDACSAASAEQHQGSMIHIFPRIGRVRSTDEIVSAL; encoded by the coding sequence ATGTTAACACTTGATGCCAGTAAAACCGCACTTGTTGTGATTGATTTACAGGAAGGCATTCTGCCCTTCGCCGGTGGCCCACATACTGCGGATGATGTGGTCAGCCGCGCTGCTCGCCTGGCGGAAACATGTCGTGCCAGCGGTGCGCCTGTTGTCATGGTGCGCGTCGGCTGGTCCGCGGATTACGCCGAAGCGTTGAAACAGCCCGTTGATGCCCAGGTTCCTGCACGCGCCCTGCCGGAAAACTGGTGGACGTACCCGGCCTCACTTGGCAAACGCGACAGCGATATTGAAGTGACCAAACGCCAGTGGGGCGCATTTTACGGTACCGATCTCGAGCTGCAGCTCCGCCGTCGCGGCATCGACACCATCATCCTGTGCGGCATTTCCACCAACATCGGCGTGGAGTCTACCGCCCGCAACGCGTGGGAGCTGGGCTTTAATCTGGTGATTGCCGAAGATGCCTGCAGCGCGGCCTCCGCGGAACAGCACCAGGGCAGCATGATCCATATCTTCCCGCGCATCGGCCGCGTGCGCAGCACGGATGAGATTGTCAGCGCGCTATGA
- a CDS encoding DUF72 domain-containing protein, producing MMYVGLPQWSHPKWVRLGITSLEEYARHFNCVEGNTTLYALPKAEIVTRWREQTTDDFRFCFKFPATISHQAALRNCGDLTEEFFTRMSPLANRIGQYWIQLPATFGPRDLPALWQFLDALPREFTYGVEVRHPEFFAKGEAEKALNRGLLERSVNRVILDSRPVHSAVPHSEAIVEAQRKKPKVPVHAIVTAQNPMVRFIGSDNMQQNQAMFAVWLQTLAKWEHTTTPYLFLHTPDIAQAPELVDALWQALQAAVPSVGSAPSIPQQSSLF from the coding sequence ATGATGTACGTGGGCCTGCCCCAGTGGTCGCACCCGAAATGGGTGCGCCTCGGCATCACCAGCCTTGAGGAATATGCCCGGCACTTCAACTGTGTTGAGGGTAACACCACCCTGTATGCGCTCCCCAAAGCCGAGATTGTTACGCGCTGGCGGGAACAAACGACCGATGACTTCCGCTTCTGCTTTAAGTTTCCGGCCACCATTTCCCACCAGGCCGCACTGCGCAACTGCGGTGATTTGACCGAAGAGTTTTTTACGCGCATGTCGCCGCTCGCGAACCGCATCGGTCAGTACTGGATCCAGCTGCCCGCCACGTTTGGCCCGCGCGATTTACCTGCGCTCTGGCAGTTCCTGGATGCCCTGCCCCGCGAATTCACCTACGGCGTTGAAGTCAGGCATCCTGAATTTTTTGCGAAGGGCGAAGCAGAAAAAGCGCTCAATCGCGGCCTGCTTGAGCGTTCCGTTAACCGGGTGATCCTCGATAGCAGGCCGGTGCACAGCGCGGTCCCCCATAGCGAAGCCATCGTTGAGGCTCAGCGTAAAAAACCGAAAGTGCCGGTCCACGCCATCGTGACCGCGCAGAACCCAATGGTCAGGTTTATAGGCAGCGATAACATGCAGCAAAATCAGGCGATGTTCGCCGTCTGGCTGCAAACGTTGGCGAAGTGGGAACACACCACCACGCCGTATCTCTTTTTGCACACGCCTGATATCGCCCAAGCCCCTGAACTGGTCGATGCTCTGTGGCAGGCCTTGCAGGCTGCGGTGCCGTCCGTGGGCAGCGCCCCTTCCATCCCACAACAATCTTCTCTTTTCTGA
- a CDS encoding MAPEG family protein — MVSALYAVLGALLLIKFSFDVVRLRTLYRVSYGDGGFSELQSAIRIHGNAVEYIPAALILLLFMEMNGAETWMVHICGLLLIAGRLMHYYGFHHRLIRWRRSGMSATWCSLLLMVLANLWYMPWELVFSLH, encoded by the coding sequence ATGGTCAGCGCGCTGTATGCGGTGTTAGGTGCATTACTGCTGATTAAGTTTTCATTTGATGTTGTGCGCCTCAGAACGCTGTACCGCGTCTCTTACGGTGACGGCGGATTTTCCGAGCTACAAAGCGCTATCCGCATTCATGGCAACGCGGTCGAATACATTCCCGCAGCCTTAATCCTGCTGCTTTTTATGGAGATGAATGGCGCAGAAACCTGGATGGTGCACATCTGTGGCCTGCTTCTTATTGCTGGCCGCCTGATGCACTATTACGGTTTTCACCACCGCTTAATCCGCTGGCGTCGTTCCGGCATGAGTGCGACCTGGTGTTCGCTTTTGCTGATGGTGCTGGCTAACCTGTGGTATATGCCGTGGGAGTTGGTTTTCTCCCTCCATTAG
- the cmoA gene encoding carboxy-S-adenosyl-L-methionine synthase CmoA translates to MSDRDTLFSAPIASLGDWTFDERVAEVFPDMIQRSVPGYSNIISMIGMLAERFVQPGTQVYDLGCSLGAATLSVRRNVHHEGCRIIAVDNSPAMVERCRRHIDAYKAPVPVDVVEGDIREIEINNASMVVLNFTLQFLVPEDRQLLLDKIYQGLNPGGALVLSEKFSFEDAEVGELLFNMHHDFKRANGYSELEISQKRSMLENVMLTDSVETHKARLSKAGFEHSELWFQCFNFGSLVALKGGESA, encoded by the coding sequence ATGTCAGATCGCGACACGCTTTTTTCCGCGCCTATCGCCAGCCTGGGCGACTGGACCTTCGATGAACGGGTAGCCGAAGTCTTCCCGGATATGATCCAGCGCTCTGTTCCCGGTTATTCCAATATTATCTCTATGATCGGCATGCTGGCTGAGCGCTTCGTTCAACCCGGCACGCAGGTCTATGACCTGGGCTGCTCGCTCGGCGCGGCAACGCTGTCGGTTCGTCGTAACGTTCACCACGAAGGCTGCCGAATCATTGCCGTCGATAACTCCCCGGCGATGGTTGAGCGCTGCCGTCGCCACATTGACGCTTATAAAGCTCCTGTTCCGGTCGACGTGGTGGAAGGCGATATCCGCGAGATTGAGATCAATAACGCGTCGATGGTGGTGCTGAATTTCACCCTGCAGTTCCTGGTCCCTGAAGACCGCCAGCTGCTGCTGGACAAAATTTACCAGGGGCTGAATCCCGGCGGCGCGCTGGTGCTCTCGGAGAAATTCAGCTTCGAAGATGCCGAGGTTGGCGAGCTTCTGTTCAATATGCACCACGATTTCAAACGGGCGAACGGCTACAGCGAGCTGGAGATCAGCCAGAAGCGCAGCATGCTCGAAAACGTGATGCTGACGGATTCCGTAGAAACCCACAAAGCGCGTCTGAGCAAAGCCGGGTTTGAGCACAGCGAACTCTGGTTCCAGTGCTTTAACTTTGGCTCTCTGGTGGCGCTGAAAGGGGGAGAGTCCGCATGA
- the cmoB gene encoding tRNA 5-methoxyuridine(34)/uridine 5-oxyacetic acid(34) synthase CmoB — MIEFSNFYQLIAKNQLSHWLETLPAQIAAWQRDQQHGLLKQWSNAVEFLPELTPHRLDLLHSVTAESEEPLPAGQINRIETLLRNLMPWRKGPFSLYGVNINTEWRSDWKWDRVLPHLSDLTGRTILDVGCGSGYHMWRMIGAGAHLAVGIDPMQLFLCQFEAVRKLLGNDQRAHLLPLGIEQLPALKAFDTVFSMGVLYHRRSPLEHLWQLKDQLVSGGELVLETLVIEGDEHAVLVPGDRYAQMRNVYFIPSALALKNWLEKCGFVDVRIADVSVTSLEEQRRTDWMITESLEQFLDPADHSKTIEGYPAPMRAVLIATKP; from the coding sequence ATGATCGAATTCAGTAACTTCTATCAGCTGATTGCTAAAAACCAGCTCTCCCACTGGCTGGAAACCTTGCCCGCGCAGATTGCCGCCTGGCAGCGCGATCAGCAGCACGGCCTGTTAAAGCAGTGGTCAAACGCGGTGGAGTTCCTGCCCGAACTGACCCCGCATCGTCTGGATCTTCTCCACAGCGTAACCGCCGAGAGCGAAGAGCCGCTTCCGGCCGGGCAGATCAACCGCATCGAAACGCTGCTGCGTAACCTGATGCCGTGGCGCAAAGGGCCGTTTTCACTTTACGGCGTGAACATCAATACCGAATGGCGCTCGGACTGGAAATGGGATCGCGTTCTGCCTCACCTTTCCGACCTGACCGGACGTACCATACTGGACGTGGGCTGCGGCAGCGGTTACCACATGTGGCGCATGATTGGTGCGGGCGCGCATCTGGCGGTCGGTATTGACCCGATGCAGCTGTTCCTGTGCCAGTTTGAAGCGGTGCGCAAGCTGCTGGGTAACGACCAGCGCGCGCACCTGCTGCCGCTGGGTATTGAACAACTCCCTGCCCTGAAAGCCTTTGATACCGTCTTCTCCATGGGCGTACTGTACCACCGTCGTTCCCCGCTTGAACACCTGTGGCAACTGAAGGATCAGCTGGTCAGCGGCGGCGAGCTGGTGCTGGAAACGCTGGTGATTGAAGGCGATGAACATGCCGTTCTGGTCCCCGGCGATCGCTACGCGCAGATGCGCAACGTTTACTTCATCCCTTCCGCGCTGGCGCTGAAGAACTGGCTGGAGAAGTGCGGGTTTGTGGATGTGCGGATTGCCGACGTCAGCGTGACCTCGCTCGAGGAACAGCGCCGCACCGACTGGATGATCACCGAATCGCTGGAGCAATTCCTCGACCCGGCCGACCACAGCAAAACCATCGAAGGCTATCCGGCCCCGATGCGAGCGGTGTTGATTGCGACCAAGCCGTAG
- the cutC gene encoding copper homeostasis protein CutC, which produces MALLEICCYSVECAVTAQKHGADRIELCAAPKEGGLTPSYGVLKSARQAVTIPVHPIIRPRGGDFCYTAGEFSAMLDDIALVRDLGFPGLVTGLLDEDGNIDLPRMRQIMSAAQGLAVTFHRAFDMCKDPLQAFETLGELGVARVLTSGQQASAEKGLQLITELKAHSGVPIIMAGAGVRASNLERFLNAGVEELHSSAGKWIPSPMRYRNTGLSMSTDAEADEYSRYGVEGESVAEMKSLIERHHV; this is translated from the coding sequence ATGGCGCTGCTGGAGATTTGTTGTTACAGCGTGGAGTGTGCCGTGACCGCGCAAAAGCACGGGGCTGACCGTATTGAACTGTGTGCGGCACCCAAAGAAGGCGGGCTGACGCCGTCCTACGGCGTGTTGAAGTCTGCCCGTCAGGCCGTCACCATTCCCGTTCACCCGATTATTCGTCCGCGCGGCGGTGATTTTTGTTACACGGCGGGCGAGTTCAGTGCCATGCTTGATGATATCGCGCTCGTTCGGGACCTGGGGTTTCCAGGGCTGGTGACCGGCCTGCTGGATGAAGACGGCAATATCGATCTACCGCGCATGCGTCAGATTATGAGCGCCGCGCAGGGGCTGGCCGTCACTTTTCATCGCGCATTTGATATGTGTAAAGATCCGCTTCAGGCCTTTGAAACGCTTGGAGAACTTGGCGTGGCGCGCGTTCTGACATCGGGTCAGCAGGCGTCAGCTGAAAAAGGACTGCAATTAATTACGGAACTAAAAGCACATTCCGGTGTTCCAATAATAATGGCGGGTGCGGGTGTCCGCGCCAGCAATCTGGAACGGTTTTTAAACGCCGGGGTAGAAGAGCTGCACAGCTCCGCGGGTAAATGGATACCTTCGCCCATGCGTTATCGCAATACAGGATTGTCAATGTCGACGGATGCTGAAGCGGATGAGTATTCACGCTATGGCGTAGAGGGAGAGTCGGTTGCGGAAATGAAGTCGCTGATTGAGCGCCATCACGTGTAG
- a CDS encoding VOC family protein encodes MANWQSIDELHDISADLPRFTQAFTELATRLGLDIAPLEADHISLRCHQNATAERWRRGFERCGELLSENIINGRPICLFKLYEPVNVAHWQFSVVELPWPGEKRYPHEGWEHIEIVLPGEPETLNARALALLSDEGLSKPGIFVKTSSPKGERERLPNPTLAVTDGQVTVKFHPWTIEQIVASEA; translated from the coding sequence ATGGCGAACTGGCAATCCATTGACGAACTGCATGATATTTCCGCAGATTTACCGCGCTTCACCCAGGCGTTCACAGAACTTGCCACCCGTCTCGGTCTGGATATCGCGCCGCTTGAGGCCGATCACATCTCTTTGCGCTGTCATCAGAATGCCACGGCCGAGCGCTGGCGTCGCGGGTTCGAACGGTGCGGCGAGTTGCTCTCCGAGAACATCATCAACGGTCGCCCCATTTGCCTGTTCAAACTGTATGAACCGGTGAACGTGGCGCACTGGCAGTTCAGCGTGGTTGAACTGCCGTGGCCGGGAGAGAAACGCTATCCGCACGAAGGCTGGGAACATATCGAAATTGTCCTGCCGGGTGAGCCGGAAACGTTGAACGCGCGCGCGCTGGCCCTCCTTTCTGACGAAGGCTTAAGCAAGCCGGGAATTTTTGTGAAGACGAGTTCACCCAAAGGCGAGCGCGAGCGGTTACCTAACCCGACGCTGGCCGTCACTGACGGGCAGGTCACGGTGAAGTTTCATCCGTGGACCATTGAGCAGATCGTTGCCAGCGAAGCGTAA
- the argS gene encoding arginine--tRNA ligase, producing the protein MNIQALLSEKVSQALIAAGAPADCEPQVRQSAKVQFGDYQANGVMAVAKKLGMPPRQLAEQVLTHLDLSGIASKTEIAGPGFINIFLEPAFLASHVDAALKSDRLGVSQPEAQTVVIDYSAPNVAKEMHVGHLRSTIIGDAAVRTLEFLGHKVIRANHVGDWGTQFGMLIAYLEKQQQENAGEMALADLEGFYREAKKHYDEDEAFAERARSYVVKLQGGDQYFLEMWRKLVDITMSQNQLTYNRLNVTLTRDDVMGESLYNPMLPGIVADLKAKNLAVESEGATVVFLDEYKNKEGEPMGVIIQKKDGGYLYTTTDIACAKYRYETLHADRVLYYIDSRQHQHLMQAWTIVRKAGYVPDCVPLEHHMFGMMLGKDGKPFKTRAGGTVKLSDLLDEALERARRLVAEKNPDMPADELEKLANAVGIGAVKYADLSKNRTTDYIFDWDNMLAFEGNTAPYMQYAYTRVLSVFRKANIDESVLVNAAVTITEDREAQLAARLLQFEETLTVVARDGTPHVMCAYLYDLAGLFSGFYEHCPILSAENESVRNSRLKLAQLTAKTLKLGLDTLGIETVERM; encoded by the coding sequence GTGAATATTCAGGCTCTTCTCTCCGAAAAAGTCAGTCAGGCACTGATTGCCGCAGGCGCGCCTGCGGATTGCGAACCGCAGGTTCGTCAGTCAGCAAAAGTACAGTTTGGCGACTATCAGGCTAATGGCGTGATGGCAGTGGCTAAAAAACTGGGCATGCCGCCGCGACAGCTCGCTGAGCAGGTACTGACGCATCTGGATCTTTCCGGTATTGCCAGCAAAACCGAAATCGCCGGTCCAGGCTTTATCAACATCTTCCTTGAGCCTGCATTCCTGGCAAGCCACGTTGACGCGGCGCTGAAATCTGACCGCCTGGGTGTTTCCCAGCCGGAGGCGCAGACCGTCGTGATCGACTACTCTGCCCCGAACGTGGCGAAAGAGATGCACGTTGGCCACCTGCGCTCCACCATCATCGGTGATGCCGCGGTGCGCACGCTCGAGTTCCTCGGTCACAAGGTGATCCGCGCGAACCACGTGGGCGACTGGGGTACCCAGTTCGGCATGCTGATTGCTTACCTGGAAAAACAGCAGCAGGAAAACGCGGGTGAAATGGCGCTGGCGGACCTGGAAGGGTTCTACCGCGAAGCTAAAAAGCACTACGACGAAGACGAAGCCTTTGCCGAGCGCGCGCGCAGCTATGTGGTAAAACTGCAGGGCGGCGACCAATACTTCCTCGAGATGTGGCGCAAGCTTGTCGACATCACCATGTCTCAGAACCAGCTGACCTATAACCGCCTGAACGTCACCCTGACCCGTGACGACGTGATGGGTGAAAGCCTCTATAACCCAATGCTGCCCGGCATTGTGGCTGACCTGAAAGCGAAAAACCTGGCGGTAGAGAGCGAAGGCGCAACGGTGGTGTTCCTTGATGAGTATAAAAACAAGGAAGGCGAACCGATGGGCGTGATCATCCAGAAAAAGGATGGCGGCTACCTCTACACCACCACCGATATCGCCTGCGCGAAGTACCGTTACGAGACGCTGCATGCTGACCGCGTGCTGTACTACATCGACTCCCGTCAGCACCAGCACCTGATGCAGGCGTGGACCATCGTGCGTAAAGCCGGTTACGTGCCGGATTGCGTGCCGCTGGAACACCACATGTTCGGCATGATGCTGGGCAAAGACGGCAAGCCGTTCAAAACCCGTGCGGGTGGTACCGTGAAGCTGTCCGACCTGCTGGACGAAGCGCTGGAACGCGCCCGTCGTCTGGTGGCCGAGAAGAACCCGGACATGCCTGCCGATGAGCTGGAAAAACTGGCCAACGCCGTAGGTATCGGTGCGGTGAAATACGCGGATCTCTCCAAGAACCGTACCACCGACTATATCTTCGACTGGGATAACATGCTGGCGTTTGAAGGCAACACGGCGCCTTACATGCAGTATGCCTACACCCGCGTGCTCTCGGTGTTCCGTAAGGCGAACATTGATGAAAGCGTACTGGTGAATGCGGCAGTGACCATCACGGAAGATCGTGAAGCACAGCTGGCGGCGCGCCTGCTGCAGTTTGAAGAGACGCTGACGGTTGTCGCGCGTGACGGCACGCCGCACGTGATGTGTGCTTACCTGTACGATCTGGCGGGTCTCTTCTCCGGCTTCTACGAACACTGCCCTATTCTGTCTGCGGAAAACGAATCGGTCCGCAACAGCCGCCTGAAGCTGGCGCAGCTCACGGCGAAGACCCTGAAGCTGGGTCTGGATACCCTGGGTATCGAAACCGTAGAACGCATGTAA
- the flhE gene encoding flagellar protein FlhE has protein sequence MRKWLWILLFPLAAHAAGEGTWQASSMGVTLSNRGVAMSSNPLSPSDGVSGQMGLVVWNYRLIGPTPAGLRVRLCSQTRCTEIDGENGTTQAFNGVPAIEPLRFIWEVPGGGRLIPALKVQSNSVIVNYR, from the coding sequence ATGCGTAAATGGCTCTGGATTTTACTCTTCCCGCTGGCGGCGCACGCTGCCGGGGAGGGCACCTGGCAGGCAAGCAGCATGGGGGTGACCCTCAGCAACCGGGGCGTCGCCATGTCCTCTAACCCGCTGTCGCCTTCTGACGGCGTTTCCGGTCAGATGGGCCTTGTGGTCTGGAACTACCGGCTGATTGGCCCTACGCCAGCGGGCTTGCGGGTGCGCCTCTGCTCTCAGACGCGCTGCACGGAAATCGACGGCGAAAACGGCACGACGCAGGCATTCAACGGCGTACCGGCCATTGAACCTTTGCGTTTTATCTGGGAAGTGCCGGGCGGGGGACGCTTAATCCCGGCGCTGAAAGTGCAGAGTAATTCTGTCATCGTGAACTACCGCTGA